DNA from Aliarcobacter butzleri:
TGTTAAGTGAAGAGAGTGCTGTTGGAGAAGATCCAGTAAATGTTGTTGATACAATGCATAATATTATTGCAAAAACTGAAGGTATTTATGATTATGACAAACAATATAAAATGTCATATTTAGATGAATTTGATGTTATTCAAGCAACAGTTACAAAACTTGCAGATGACTTAGGAGCTGATGGAATTTTAGCACTTACAAGTTCAGGAAAATCGGCTGTTAAAATGTCAAGATATAGACCAAAAACACCTATTTATACATTTACTCATAAGAAAAAAGTGCTTAACTCTTTAACTGCTATTTGGGGAATAGAACCAGTTGCAGTAATAAAAGAAGCTCAAGCATCTAAAATGTTTCAAAAAATGTTAAAAAACCTTGATCAAAAAGGTATTTTAAATAGAAAAGGTATTTATGTAGCTACTGTTGGTTATCCAGTTGGAATGCCAAGAAGTACAAATACTATTAAAATTTTAACTCCAAGTGAAATAGAATATTACTTTAACTTTGAAGCAAATAGAAAAAAAGAGAAAGAAGAGAAAAAATCTAAATAAAAAGAGAGATTTCTCTTTTTATTTTTTGATTTTATCAAGTGCAGTTTGAAGTCTTTTAAATCCTTCATCAATTTCTGCTTTTGATATAGTTAAAGGTGGTAAAAATCTTAGAGTATTATTTCCAGACTTAAGCACCATAACGCCACAATCAAATGCAGTTTTGATTAAAAGAGCTAAAGTATCACCATCTTTTACTCTTAATCCTCTCATAAGTCCTAAACCAACATGAGTTATAAAAATATCTTTATTTTTTTCATAAAGTTCATCTAATTTTTTTGTGAAGTGAATAATAGTTTCATCTAATCTTCCACTATCTTTTAACTCTTCTAAAATATTTAAAACTTCAAGTCCTGTTGATGTAACAAGATAGTTTCCTCCAAAAGTACTTCCATGGTCACCAGCACCCCAAATATCTTTATGAGTTGTTAAAACTGCACCTATTGGAACACCACCACCTAAACCTTTTGCTAAAGTTATAATATCTGGCTCAATTTCATAAAGGTTAGAAGCTAAGAACTCACCTGTTCTAAAAATTCCTGTTTGAACTTCATCAACTATTAGTAAAATATTATTATCTTTTAGAAATTTTGCTAATTCTTGAATCTTATCTTTTGGAAATGGAAAAACTCCACCTTCACCTTGTACAAGTTCTATCATAACAGCAACTGTTTCATTATCAATTGCATTGTAAACATCATCAATAGCATTAAATGAAAAACCTTCTGGATAAGGAGCAAATTTATTTTGGTGAAATGAACTTTGTCCTGTTGCTTTAACTGTTGTTATTGTTCTTCCATGAAAAGAATTTTCTAAAGTTATGATTTTATATTTTTTATTTTCAAATTGTGTTTCGCCATAAGTTCTAGCTATTTTAATTGCACCTTCATTTGCTTCAGCACCACTATTTGAAAAAAATGTTCTTACATCATAACCACTTAATTCTCTTATTTTTTTTGCTAGTTTTGCTTGAGGTTCTATTGCATATAAATTTGAAGTGTGAGTTAGATTTGAAGCTTGTTCAAAAATTTTTTGTGCAACTTGCTTATTTCCATGACCAACACTAACTACTCCAATTCCTGAAGTAAAATCTATATAATCTTTGTTATTATCATCAAACAAAGTTGCATTTATACCTTTTTTGAAATTTACATAATTTCTAGCATAAGTATGAAGTACATACTCTTTGTCCATCTGTTCTAAATTTTCCATACCATTTTCCTAATACGTTATTATTTTTGATGAATTATATCTATAAAAGAGTTAAAGAATTACTCTATTATAGCTTCT
Protein-coding regions in this window:
- a CDS encoding aspartate aminotransferase family protein; the encoded protein is MENLEQMDKEYVLHTYARNYVNFKKGINATLFDDNNKDYIDFTSGIGVVSVGHGNKQVAQKIFEQASNLTHTSNLYAIEPQAKLAKKIRELSGYDVRTFFSNSGAEANEGAIKIARTYGETQFENKKYKIITLENSFHGRTITTVKATGQSSFHQNKFAPYPEGFSFNAIDDVYNAIDNETVAVMIELVQGEGGVFPFPKDKIQELAKFLKDNNILLIVDEVQTGIFRTGEFLASNLYEIEPDIITLAKGLGGGVPIGAVLTTHKDIWGAGDHGSTFGGNYLVTSTGLEVLNILEELKDSGRLDETIIHFTKKLDELYEKNKDIFITHVGLGLMRGLRVKDGDTLALLIKTAFDCGVMVLKSGNNTLRFLPPLTISKAEIDEGFKRLQTALDKIKK